TATAGATGCGTTACTTTGAATACCAACAGTTCCCTGACTGACTAtaacgctctctctctctctctctctctctcgtctgtGCTCGCCGATCTGCGTTGCGCGCGGTATTTCCGAAAGATATTCATAGGTGTGatcctttttattattaagaaCTCGCGAGCTAAATTCCCATAACGCCGCTACCTTAACCAGTCGGTCCAGTTCACTGTTCCGTTTCAGTCTTTCCAgttaaaaagccaaaaaataatccaaaattcGTCAGATAATACTTATTGCCCTCTCTCTCCACAAAAAACGTataatctctttcttctccctttgctCTCCTCCACGTGATTACGTGACGCCTTCCCTCATCCTCATTACTCATTCCCACTCATCTCTATTTAAGccccttctctcccttcttcatAAATcatcatttctctctctctctttgagtTGCATACTCACTCTCTCAGAATCATAAACATTTAGGAGTACGATGGAGTTGGGTTTGGTTTCCAAAGATTCAAGCTGGTGGGTGTTTACACTCCCAGCAGTTTTTGGTATAAAAAACGCTTTGGATCTTTGGGctcttttttgtcttcttttagCGTTCATGTCCGTTGCTTTCCTCACCTGGGCATTCACCCCCGGTGGCCGTGCTTGGAGGTACGGCCGGAACCAAAGGGGCACAACTTCCATTCCAGGCCCTCGAGGTCTCCcattgtttgggagcttgtttcATCTAAGCCGTGGCCTAGCCCATCGAAGCCTGTCCTCCATGGCCTCCACCATTGGTGCTACCAAGCTCATGGCCTTTAGCCTTGGCTCAACCCCTGTGGTAGTCTCTTCCGATCCACAAATAGCCAAAGAGATCCTTACCTCTTCCCACTTCGCTGACCGTCCGATTAAACAATCTGCCAGAATGCTTATGTTCAGCCGTGCCATTGGGTTTGCTCCCAACGGTACTTACTGGAGACTTCTCAGGAGGATTGCTTCCTCACACCTCTTCGCACCCAAGCGCATCGCAGCACACGAAGTTGGGCGTCAGCTAGACTGCGCCGCCATGTTGCTTGGCATCGTGAACGAACAATCCCAACGTGGGGCTGTGGTGCTAAGAAAACACCTTCAAGCAGCTTCACTGAATAACATCATGGGTAGTGTTTTTGGGAAAAGATACGATGTGGGTCACGAAAGCCAAGAGTTGATTGAGCTTCGTGAGATGGTTGAAGAAGGTTTTGAGCTTCTGGGTTCCTTCAACTGGTCCGATTATCTTCCATGGTTGAGCTTCTTCTATGATCCCTTCTGTATCAAACAACGCTGCGCTTCTCTTGTTCCTCGTGTTAGGAAATTCGTTCGTGGGATTATTGAAGAACACAGACTCCGTGGGTGTGATAAGCTTTCAGATAATGCAGACTTCGTTGATGTTTTGCTCTCTCTCGATGGAGACGAGAAGCTCGAAGAAGACGATATGATTGCTGTTCTATGGGttagtaatttttttcttttttattcattaatAGTTGGctttctttccataatagtCTCCTTCTCACTGTTCTCAACTTCAATTACGTACAGGAGATGATATTCCGCGGCACAGACACTACAGCGCTTTTGACAGAATGGGTGATGGCAGAGTTGGTGTTAAACCAGGAAGTGCAAACAAAGCTTCGGGAAGAGATAGAAATGGTTGTCGGCGAGAGGGGTGTAAGGGATGTAGACGTGGCTAACCTTCCATATCTGCAATCAGTGATTAAAGAGACTCTTCGAATCCACCCACCTGGCCCACTCTTGTCTTGGGCCCGCCTATCCACTTCAGATGTCCAACTCAGCAATGAAATGGTGATTCCTGCTCACACTACTGCAATGGTCAATATGTGGGCCATAACCCATGACCCAATGGTTTGGGAGGAACCATTGGTCTTCAAACCAGAAAGGTTCATCGACAACAATGTGGATGTCAAGGGGAATGATCTCAGACTTGCTCCATTCGGAGCGGGTCGTCGGGTCTGCCCAGGGAAGAACCTTGGGCTTGTGACCGTGAATCTTTGGGTGGCAAAACTGATACAAAATTTCAAGTGGGTTTCTGATCCCGATAACCCGGTTGACTTAACTGAGGTGTTAAAACTTTCCTGTGAAATGAAGcacactctctctctcgtgGCTATTCCCAGGAATGATCTGCTTTGCCCTTCActcttctagtagggcttttcGCTCTTAAAAGTCTTGGTTTCATCTCTCAAAGTGTATGATTTCAAAgtgtttgatttctttttcataaaaaaaaaagtgtttgatTTCCTGTTACATCAGGGCCATTGGTATCTGTGTGGGATTGGGAGCTGTGTCCAAGTAATGTAATATGAtcgttttcattttattttatttttttaaactttcTGGGTTTCTCTCATGGGGTATGACGCAGTGCAGGTATTGCTGGGTAAGAGTTTTATAGATTTCATGTAACAAAAATGTAATGGTCTCTCGTTTCTTAATGAAATCATTTTTATTTAGACCAGGTATTTATGTCTTATTTGGTGGTTTTATCGAAATCGAAAAATGTTCCTTTCCATAAATAGTCTCAGTAATTTAATAACCTATTTTTTCCCACTGATTAAGGAAATGGTTTTCTCGAATGGTAAATTGAACAGCTATGAGCTTTGACCATGATACACCATGGTCAGTAACACACAATACTGTCTCGTCTGTGTCAATTTTCATGATCAAATCACCAACTCCATAGAAATTTCTTCTAAATTTTCAATATTCAATTTATCATTAAAACCATTGACACGTAATTGTATGAGTCAAATTCAAACATGTACAATCTGCCCATATGGATTTCAACTGTTGAATCATTATGCACCAAAAACCCAATACCCATGAAGAGATACTGTGCATTAtgatgaaaaaatatgaagcttttctttatttttgtctCGACGTAATGATGTGATCGGACTCATTAACTCTTACCCCTTATTATGTGATTGGACTCATTAACTCTTACCCCTTATTGTACAAAAGCGAAACTACTTTAATCATCATTCACCATTGATGAGAAAACGTGTTCCACAAAATATTTTTGTCCTGGTATTGAATTTTTCTTAGAATGCAATACCCACAACCTTATCTACTTTTCATAGGGGACAAGATAACTCAATCTTAGATCTTCATTCTTAATAATAGGAAACTTCTTTGTTGGATAGATAGGATACATAATCTAATCCGTCGTCTTCAATTATTCTTGGTCCATTTCACTAGTATGACCTATCATGTATTGAACTTTGCAATTGttcaatttgaaattttgactttttcaacaaaatttcaaagaTATATATTTTGTCCATATGCTACTATGTGTTCAACCTTCAAACTTGGtacttaaaaattttaaaaataataataaaaaaaaaaaaaaaaaaaaaaacaacaattcTTCATAGATGAGATGCTAATGTGGAGGACAAATCCGtctctttaatttaattaatttttgagaaaattaattaataaaagagTGTAATAGCCCCTCTAAATATCCATTTTAATTGAATATGCCTTGAACCTTCCAATAGATGAATGTTTATGGGCAAAATGTATTCTCAATTCATTTTTATTGCATGATATTATCGTCCAATCTTGAAACTCTTCATAACTTCTTACAGAGACTTTATCTACTAATTCCAAATGCTGAATGGTTAATTAAACAAATAATTTGACTAAAATTTCTGACGATATGCATTAGGTATGAATGAGATGTTATTGGTATATTAGTTTATTATCCAAATTATGATTATTTCTTTGGAGCTACACATGATTTTTCTATGCTATAGCCCCCCGAGTTATGGGGGGAGCCAAACATACACTTTAAGCCGCGTTGGTAACACTATGTAGAAGTAGAAGTGTTGCTATgtctttttaattatttattttttttgttgttactTAAAGGAAGTAGAAAAACAGCCAAACATGCGTTTGGATATTTCAATCGCTCGCCACAATCCTTTCCAAATAAATTAAAGGGAGAAAATTTTCTGTTTGGGATAGGACagactcccatgagtctatctctttcctcccttaTTTGAAAAGGTATTCAGATCCTCTATGATGCGTTGTCCGTAGTTGTTAGAGCAGCCCACAAGCAAGGCGTGGCCCAATGATCGTCTTACTTTCGTTCGGGCAAGACACTCGGGCAAGGGTGAGGCGGTCATTGTAGtgccatggttttagtgcacggtattggaacgACTATTGGCAACACgcaaaaccaatatgatactGATACAATATTAGCCTGGATCTACTGTATCGAACAAAACTATCcctgaattttcttaaaaaatcagttttctgaccattttacatCTTGTTCATATCGTACTACTGATATAGTATCGATATTAGTGACTAATAAAACCGATATGTATCGCTTAATAAGATACCGATACTGAAAATTGTGAACAACGCATCGTAGACGATCACGATCCTTTGAAAAGATACGCCTTTTCgcttgttttgagaaggagagataAATACATGAGTGTGTTGGCTCGAGCAGAATGGGAGAAATTATTGATTGCATGAGTTACCGACAGTTGACTTGGGACAGCTGCCACTGCTACTGTTCCTGCTGCTCTACAAGTCTAATCGTTAATCTACTGCAGTTTTTTCTTCATGACAGGACTGCACTGCTGCAAACAAAAGATCACGAAGATCGTTTCCAGGTCCTTTCGTTCTTTTGCAGAGTACGATAAAGAGTCAGAATGCCGAGTGTGTGTAAGTTAATGTAGAGAGTTAAACCTCCCTCACGTCTTCGATGGAGTGGTGGTGCATCGATCGGTGTGGTACTGTGCTGTAataaatatctctctctctctctctccctctctccctctctctctctgtttccaTTTGTACGTATTGATATGGATGGGGTGCGTAGTCCCCACCAAGTATTCAAAACCTTCCTCTGGTGTTTCCGGCAAACCTCATAAACGAAGAAGATTTGGGGAGACCGGGGGAGGATTACCCATGACCCATCGCTTTCCACTGAATGATAAAGAGGCCAAAACTTCTCAAATATCGAAAACCAGCCTGCAAGCATGCCCTGCTGCTGTATGCTTAAGGGTTTAGCTATCGTTATTCTTTTGTATCGTCCTATTCGGTTT
The sequence above is a segment of the Telopea speciosissima isolate NSW1024214 ecotype Mountain lineage chromosome 7, Tspe_v1, whole genome shotgun sequence genome. Coding sequences within it:
- the LOC122667408 gene encoding cytochrome P450 78A7-like, whose translation is MELGLVSKDSSWWVFTLPAVFGIKNALDLWALFCLLLAFMSVAFLTWAFTPGGRAWRYGRNQRGTTSIPGPRGLPLFGSLFHLSRGLAHRSLSSMASTIGATKLMAFSLGSTPVVVSSDPQIAKEILTSSHFADRPIKQSARMLMFSRAIGFAPNGTYWRLLRRIASSHLFAPKRIAAHEVGRQLDCAAMLLGIVNEQSQRGAVVLRKHLQAASLNNIMGSVFGKRYDVGHESQELIELREMVEEGFELLGSFNWSDYLPWLSFFYDPFCIKQRCASLVPRVRKFVRGIIEEHRLRGCDKLSDNADFVDVLLSLDGDEKLEEDDMIAVLWEMIFRGTDTTALLTEWVMAELVLNQEVQTKLREEIEMVVGERGVRDVDVANLPYLQSVIKETLRIHPPGPLLSWARLSTSDVQLSNEMVIPAHTTAMVNMWAITHDPMVWEEPLVFKPERFIDNNVDVKGNDLRLAPFGAGRRVCPGKNLGLVTVNLWVAKLIQNFKWVSDPDNPVDLTEVLKLSCEMKHTLSLVAIPRNDLLCPSLF